One genomic region from Streptomyces sp. NBC_00457 encodes:
- a CDS encoding acyl-CoA dehydrogenase family protein, which translates to MRPRHPEIDPQLLSETDEQRQLRTVLRDFYTEASGPEDVRKHLATPRGYDEVLWTRLAGEIGVHGLAVPEEYGGSGFTFAELAVALEEAGRALYCAPLLPTVALAAHALLHSGDRDACERYLPRIADGTLTATVAGFDAGESGEPDEPGDPAVTAEQGGSGWVLRGQADFVLDGAGADLILVRAQTPAGARLFACEPTPDTCSRTAHRVLDETRRQALVEFRGAPADAVGTAEVTGDTVSATLDIGRAALGAEQVGGSGHALDATVEFTAQRHQFGRPIGSFQAVKHRLADVLVALEAARSASAYASACAAVGSPQLPVAASAAAVVCSEAFRLATAEYVQLHGGIGFTWEHPAHLYVRRARGSEVLFGTADRHRTRLAELIGLSTRSAA; encoded by the coding sequence ATGCGCCCTCGCCACCCCGAGATCGACCCCCAGCTGCTGTCCGAAACCGACGAACAGCGGCAACTCCGCACCGTTCTGCGGGACTTCTACACGGAGGCGAGCGGTCCCGAGGACGTCCGCAAGCATCTGGCCACCCCGCGTGGATACGACGAAGTGCTCTGGACACGACTCGCCGGCGAGATCGGTGTCCACGGACTGGCCGTGCCGGAGGAGTACGGCGGGTCGGGCTTCACGTTCGCCGAACTGGCCGTGGCCCTGGAGGAAGCCGGGCGCGCCCTGTACTGCGCGCCCCTGTTGCCCACGGTGGCCCTCGCCGCCCACGCCCTGCTGCACAGCGGCGACCGGGACGCATGCGAGCGCTACCTGCCGCGGATCGCGGACGGCACGCTCACCGCGACCGTGGCCGGATTCGACGCCGGAGAGTCCGGAGAGCCCGACGAGCCCGGCGACCCCGCCGTCACCGCCGAGCAGGGTGGCTCCGGCTGGGTGCTGCGCGGTCAGGCGGACTTCGTGCTCGACGGGGCCGGAGCGGACCTCATCCTGGTACGGGCCCAAACGCCCGCCGGCGCCCGGCTGTTCGCGTGCGAACCGACCCCGGACACCTGCTCGCGGACCGCGCACCGCGTCCTGGACGAGACGCGCCGCCAGGCACTGGTGGAGTTCCGAGGAGCACCGGCCGATGCCGTCGGCACGGCGGAAGTCACCGGCGACACGGTCTCGGCGACCCTCGACATCGGGCGGGCCGCGCTGGGGGCCGAACAGGTCGGCGGCAGCGGGCACGCGCTGGACGCCACGGTCGAATTCACCGCACAGCGCCACCAGTTCGGGCGCCCCATCGGTTCCTTCCAGGCCGTCAAGCACCGGCTGGCCGATGTACTGGTCGCGCTGGAGGCGGCGCGCTCGGCGTCCGCGTACGCGAGTGCCTGCGCCGCCGTCGGCTCGCCGCAACTGCCGGTGGCAGCGAGCGCCGCCGCCGTGGTCTGCTCCGAGGCCTTCCGGCTGGCGACGGCCGAGTACGTCCAACTGCACGGCGGCATCGGCTTCACCTGGGAGCACCCGGCGCATCTGTACGTACGCCGCGCACGCGGCAGCGAGGTGCTGTTCGGCACCGCGGACCGGCATCGGACCCGACTCGCCGAACTCATCGGTCTCTCCACACGGTCCGCCGCCTGA
- a CDS encoding SDR family NAD(P)-dependent oxidoreductase, protein MRGVGQADRFAGKVAMVTGAGSGMGAAVARQLSAEGARAVVLADVNGDGAAAVAKELPVARPVTLDVADAAGVDGAVQDVLSWYGQLDVLVHAAGVDDPEAKRRIADAVVEGRPVEVTDSLDDASWRRVMRVNLDGTFHVLRAGVRAMRPFGAGAIVVIGSSSAFDTPVGYPHYAASKAGVHALSQAVAKEAIASGIRVNVVAPGPTETGMAARTPEALRAGFTDPRVRPYATPEEIADIALFLASDAAANLVGAVLLANGGRFTA, encoded by the coding sequence ATGCGCGGAGTCGGTCAGGCGGACAGGTTCGCGGGCAAGGTCGCGATGGTGACGGGCGCCGGCTCCGGCATGGGCGCGGCGGTTGCCCGGCAGTTGTCCGCGGAAGGGGCACGGGCCGTCGTCCTGGCGGATGTGAACGGCGACGGCGCCGCGGCCGTCGCCAAGGAACTGCCCGTCGCGCGGCCGGTCACCCTCGACGTGGCGGACGCGGCGGGCGTCGACGGCGCCGTCCAGGACGTACTTAGCTGGTACGGGCAGCTCGACGTCCTGGTGCACGCGGCCGGCGTCGACGACCCCGAGGCCAAGCGGCGCATCGCGGACGCGGTGGTCGAGGGGCGGCCGGTCGAAGTGACCGATTCCCTCGACGACGCGTCCTGGCGGCGCGTCATGCGGGTGAACCTGGACGGTACCTTCCATGTGCTGCGCGCCGGCGTGCGGGCCATGCGGCCCTTCGGGGCCGGAGCGATCGTGGTGATCGGCTCGTCGTCGGCCTTCGACACCCCGGTCGGCTACCCCCATTACGCCGCCTCCAAGGCGGGTGTGCACGCCCTGAGTCAGGCCGTGGCCAAGGAGGCCATCGCGTCCGGGATCCGCGTGAACGTGGTGGCTCCGGGACCGACGGAGACAGGGATGGCGGCGCGCACCCCGGAGGCGCTGCGTGCCGGATTCACCGACCCGCGGGTGCGCCCGTACGCGACACCCGAGGAGATCGCCGACATCGCACTCTTCCTGGCCAGTGATGCCGCGGCGAACCTGGTCGGCGCGGTGCTGCTCGCCAACGGCGGCCGGTTCACTGCCTGA
- a CDS encoding NAD(P)-dependent alcohol dehydrogenase — protein MRALRLTAWGKPPTPTEVEQPVPHGTEVLVRVDAAGLCHSDLHVVDAAPGALPYRLPFTLGHEVAGWAAALGPDADGVAVGERVALYGPWGCGACDRCATGRDNYCDRRDTLAWHGVGLGRDGGMAEYVLVPSARHLVPIGDLPADQAAPLTDAGLTSYHAVAGLRPALEEGTTTAVIGIGGLGHLAVQILRATTATRVLAVDTREDALALADRSGADFGTLVRPDTGRVLKARTGGTGVDAVLDFVGTAQTLELATGILRAGGEVAVVGSGGGHLTVSKPGVLPPGFRLSLPFWGTRPELAEVVALARSGAIHVETERFPLAAAPEAIDRLRQGRMRGRAVLVPD, from the coding sequence ATGAGGGCACTGCGGCTGACCGCCTGGGGGAAACCTCCGACGCCGACCGAGGTCGAGCAACCTGTCCCCCACGGCACCGAGGTGCTGGTGCGGGTGGATGCCGCCGGACTCTGCCACTCCGATCTGCACGTCGTCGACGCGGCTCCGGGAGCGCTCCCCTACCGGCTTCCGTTCACCCTCGGCCATGAGGTCGCCGGGTGGGCCGCGGCCCTCGGGCCCGACGCCGACGGGGTGGCGGTCGGTGAACGGGTGGCGCTGTACGGACCGTGGGGCTGCGGCGCCTGCGACCGTTGCGCCACGGGCCGGGACAACTACTGCGACCGGCGTGACACCCTCGCCTGGCACGGGGTGGGACTGGGCCGGGACGGCGGCATGGCCGAGTACGTGCTCGTTCCGTCCGCCCGCCATCTGGTGCCGATCGGCGACCTGCCGGCCGATCAGGCGGCGCCGCTCACCGACGCGGGCCTGACGTCGTACCACGCCGTGGCCGGCCTCCGGCCCGCACTCGAGGAGGGCACCACCACCGCCGTCATCGGTATCGGCGGGCTCGGCCACCTGGCCGTACAGATCCTCCGCGCGACCACCGCGACCCGCGTGCTGGCGGTCGACACCCGGGAGGATGCGCTCGCTCTCGCGGACCGCTCGGGCGCGGACTTCGGCACGCTGGTACGGCCGGACACCGGGCGTGTTCTGAAGGCGCGGACCGGTGGCACGGGAGTGGACGCCGTGCTCGACTTCGTCGGCACCGCGCAGACGCTGGAACTCGCGACCGGCATCCTGCGCGCGGGTGGTGAAGTGGCCGTCGTGGGCAGCGGAGGCGGTCACCTCACCGTCTCCAAACCCGGCGTTCTCCCGCCGGGGTTCAGGCTCTCACTGCCCTTCTGGGGCACCCGCCCCGAACTCGCCGAGGTCGTGGCGCTGGCACGTTCGGGGGCGATCCACGTCGAGACGGAGCGGTTCCCGCTGGCCGCCGCACCGGAGGCGATCGACCGGCTCCGTCAGGGCCGGATGCGAGGGCGGGCCGTGCTCGTCCCCGACTGA
- a CDS encoding SDR family oxidoreductase, translating to MRFDGKVAIVTGGARGMGVSHVRGLAAEGARVAVCDVLDDEGKALAEELPHAQYCHLDVTSEEDWQSVVRTVEDSLGPVDVLVNNAGIIHFGGVEEQSPAHFRRILDVNVVGTFLGMHTVLPGMRGRGRGAVVNISSAAGLMGFADGIGYVASKWGIRGMTKAAALDMAGTGVRINSVHPGVIRTPMGEGAAPELFAQQPVPRIGEPEEVTRMVLFLASDEASYTTGGEFLVDGGQTIGHAGHAHTTAERG from the coding sequence ATGCGCTTCGACGGAAAAGTCGCGATCGTCACCGGTGGTGCTCGGGGCATGGGTGTCTCACATGTACGCGGGCTGGCCGCGGAAGGCGCCCGGGTCGCCGTCTGCGACGTGCTGGACGACGAGGGAAAGGCCCTGGCCGAGGAACTTCCCCACGCTCAGTACTGCCACCTCGATGTCACCAGCGAAGAGGACTGGCAGTCCGTCGTCCGCACCGTCGAGGACTCCTTGGGCCCCGTGGACGTCCTGGTCAACAACGCGGGGATCATTCACTTCGGTGGCGTGGAAGAGCAGTCGCCCGCACACTTCCGCCGGATTCTCGACGTCAACGTGGTGGGCACCTTCCTCGGCATGCACACCGTGCTCCCCGGCATGCGCGGCCGCGGTCGTGGAGCCGTCGTCAACATCTCCTCGGCCGCCGGCCTCATGGGGTTCGCGGACGGCATCGGTTATGTGGCAAGCAAGTGGGGCATCCGGGGAATGACCAAGGCCGCCGCGCTGGACATGGCGGGCACCGGGGTGCGCATCAACTCCGTACATCCGGGAGTCATCCGTACGCCCATGGGCGAGGGCGCCGCTCCCGAGCTGTTCGCCCAGCAGCCGGTACCGCGCATCGGTGAACCCGAGGAGGTCACCCGCATGGTGCTCTTCCTCGCGAGCGACGAGGCCTCCTACACAACGGGGGGCGAGTTCCTGGTCGACGGCGGCCAGACCATCGGTCACGCCGGTCACGCGCACACGACAGCGGAACGCGGGTGA